One genomic segment of Streptomyces sp. RKND-216 includes these proteins:
- a CDS encoding protein phosphatase 2C domain-containing protein gives MTSNGLYLTQLIAPKHGSKESECEDAVHVVPAASFDELVDSPLAVGVADGATESLLAKDWAQMLARSAAQHAWEDEQILLGGAAFESFALSTVSLWEPWLEKYTAERVTRENPLKWYERTKLGAGASATFLMLRMDPVPEGGWLWRCASLGDSCLFHVRDGKILRSFPVEEAHEFGVTPDLFNSLNRNSTLIAARTMFTEGACEAGDRLLLMTDALAHWFLSATDHESVLGELSEFSGPHDACRFSDWLRSLRSEGVLQNDDVAVVRIDVEGR, from the coding sequence GTGACCTCGAACGGTCTCTACCTCACGCAGCTCATTGCGCCAAAGCACGGCAGCAAGGAATCCGAATGCGAAGATGCCGTACACGTCGTTCCCGCTGCGTCATTCGACGAACTCGTGGACTCTCCGCTGGCCGTGGGCGTGGCCGACGGGGCGACGGAGAGCCTCCTGGCGAAGGACTGGGCACAGATGCTGGCCCGGTCCGCCGCCCAGCATGCCTGGGAGGACGAACAGATCCTGCTCGGTGGTGCTGCCTTCGAGTCCTTCGCTCTATCGACAGTCTCGCTCTGGGAACCGTGGCTCGAGAAGTACACCGCGGAACGCGTCACCAGGGAAAATCCGCTTAAGTGGTACGAACGCACCAAGCTAGGCGCCGGAGCATCCGCCACCTTTCTCATGCTGCGCATGGACCCGGTGCCAGAAGGTGGCTGGCTATGGCGGTGCGCCTCGTTGGGTGACAGCTGTCTCTTTCACGTCCGTGACGGAAAGATACTCAGGTCGTTCCCGGTCGAAGAAGCCCACGAGTTCGGCGTGACTCCAGATCTTTTCAACAGCCTGAACCGCAACAGCACGCTGATCGCGGCTCGAACCATGTTCACCGAAGGCGCCTGCGAGGCGGGAGACCGTTTACTCCTGATGACCGATGCCCTCGCTCACTGGTTTCTTTCAGCCACGGACCACGAGAGCGTTCTCGGTGAACTGTCGGAGTTCTCGGGCCCTCACGATGCATGTCGCTTCTCTGACTGGCTCCGGAGTCTTCGCTCGGAGGGTGTGCTCCAGAACGACGACGTGGCCGTCGTGCGCATCGATGTCGAAGGGCGGTGA